The DNA window TTCCCAACCACAGGAGATCCATCTCATAAGTTATCGCCCCATCGAGCACGGCCGCGAGTTCCGGTGGGTTTAGGCTGTGACGACTCCGACCGCCACCATGTTCTCCGGGTTCGAAGTGGTGCCTGCGGTCGACGTTCAGGACGGCGAGGTGGTCCAGCTCGTCGGCGGCGAGCGCAGTACTGGAAACGAGTACGGCGACCCGATCGATGCGGCCGAACGCTGGGTCGCGGCCGGCGCACGCACTCTCCATCTCGTGGATCTCGACGGGGCGTTCGAGGGCGAGCGGGCGAACGCCGCTGCGATCGAACGGATCGTCGAGACGGTCGATATCCCTGTGCAGCTCGGCGGCGGCATCCGCACCGCCGCGGACGCGCGCGATCTGCTCGATCGCGGCGTCGACCGGGTGATCCTCGGGACGGCCGCGGTCGAGAACCCCGAACTCGTCGCGGAAATCAGCGAAACCCATCCGGGGAGCGTGGTGGTGAGTCTCGACGCCAAGGGTGGCGAGGTCGTGATCTCGGGCTGGACCGAAGGTACAGGCCTCGATCCAGCGACGGCGGCCGCGGAGTACGAGGACCGCGGAGCGGGCGCGATCCTGTTCACCGATGTCGACGTCGAGGGCCGTCTCGACGGCGTCCAGACCGATCCCGTCCGTCGGCTCGTCGATGCCGTCGAGATCCCTGTGGTGGCGAGCGGTGGCGTGGCGACGATCGACGACATCCGCGCGCTCCGCGATGCGGGTGCGAACGCCGCGGTGGTGGGCAGCGCGCTCTACGAGGGTCGGTTTACGCTCAACGACGCACTCGCGGCGATCGACGACGGCTAAATGACGATGGGGCTCGCTACGCGCCCCGGGCCACAG is part of the Halococcus salifodinae DSM 8989 genome and encodes:
- the hisA gene encoding 1-(5-phosphoribosyl)-5-[(5-phosphoribosylamino)methylideneamino]imidazole-4-carboxamide isomerase; translation: MFSGFEVVPAVDVQDGEVVQLVGGERSTGNEYGDPIDAAERWVAAGARTLHLVDLDGAFEGERANAAAIERIVETVDIPVQLGGGIRTAADARDLLDRGVDRVILGTAAVENPELVAEISETHPGSVVVSLDAKGGEVVISGWTEGTGLDPATAAAEYEDRGAGAILFTDVDVEGRLDGVQTDPVRRLVDAVEIPVVASGGVATIDDIRALRDAGANAAVVGSALYEGRFTLNDALAAIDDG